Below is a genomic region from Rhodococcus sp. WMMA185.
GGGTGCCGGGGCGGTCGCTCGTGCGGCACGAAGCGGTCCATGCCGACCAGTGGGCCACTTACGGCGCGACCTTCGCGTTGCGGTACCTGTTCGAGGAGTTTCGACACCCCGGTGCGCGCAACAGGTTCGAGATCGCAGCCGGACTTGCCGATGGCGGCTACCGCGCTAGCTGAAGTGTGATCTTCTCGCTATCGACGCGCCTCGACTGGGCGGCCGCGTCGGGGTTGGCCACCTGGACCAGCGACGCCCCCGCGGCGAAAATCGCTATCAGGCCGTCGATCAGCGCATCTGGAGAATCCCACGTCGACTCGGACAGCACACGATCGCCGCCGCTGATCCCACGGGCAGCGGCGGAAGCCTGTGCTGCGGCCAGCACCTCGTCGACACTCTTGCCTGCTAGTGCGGGCCCGGCGAGTGTGGGCCGGAACTGATCGCCGTGGGCGCGGACGGAGGTGGCGTAGTCGGTGATGCCGAGGGGGAGATCGGCTATGGGCCGGCCGAATGCGTCGAGCGAGAGTGCCGCGACGTCGGGCACGTCCTCGACGTCGGAGAGGCGCGGGCCCGTGATAAGTGCGACTTCTGCTTCCAGATCAGGGTCGAGCACGACTTCAGCGCCTGCCCACCACGCGCCGAGAAGCACCGCGGCCGTCTGCCAGTGCGCGGGAAGCAGCACCACGACCCGGGCACCGGGCTCGAGGGCGAACTCGTCACGGAGCAAGTTGGCAGTCTTCGCGGCCCAGTTGGCCAGGGTGACGGCCGAGAGTTCTACCCGCTCGCCGGTCGCGTCGTCGTAGAACGTGACACGGGGGCCGGCCGGGTCGTCCTTCAGGATCGGGTCCAACAGGGCGTCGGTGAGGGTGCGGGACGCATGGTTCATGGACACAGCTTCGTTTCTCGATTCAATTGACACAGCGTGGGCCGGCGGAGCCGGCGTCGATGGGTGGGCCGGGTTGCACTGGCGTGGGACCGGTACCAGAAGAGAATACGGATTCGAGACCATCGTCGCCGGATTCGTCGGAGCGGTCGTTGATGGACTCCGCGGAGGACGGTCCCCGGTAGTCACTCGTCAGCACCACGTGAACGGAGCCTTTGGGCAGCGTCGAATCGGTATCGGTACGAAGGCCGCCGAGTGCGGCGGCGACGGCCTCTGCGGCAGCGTCGTCGGAGGACCGGGTGAAGACGGTGGTCTCGTTCACCCAATCGCCGGTGTGGTTGCCGACTTCGCCCCGCTTGTAGCCGATCGAGTCCAGAGCATCGGCCACGCCGCGCGCGAGGCCGCTCACGTCACCGGCATTGGAAACGTCGACGGTGACGGCGGACGGGTCTATGTCGGATGGCTCGGAGGTCTTCGAGTCCTCCGGGTCTTCGATCTCCCTACCGACGAGGGCGGCCACGTGCTCTTGCACTTCCCTGGGCTTGACCCTCACGACCGACTCGCCGTAGTCGGTCATGTCGTTGAGATCCGCGACCGGGATGGTCTCGAACCGCACGTCACCGCCCGCGAGATCCTGTAGTTGCGTGGCGAATTCGATGATGTCCCAGTCGTCGTCCAATACCACCGAGCGCTCCACCGCGGTGGTGAGGTTGTCGAGCTTGCGGGGGTTGCGCAGCGTCTTTCCGGACAGCACTTTGTCCACGAGCGAGGCCATGAATACCTGCTGCCGCACGATGCGGTCGTGGTCGCCGCGCGGTAGGCCGTGGCGCTGCCGGACGAAGCTCAGTGCATCCGCTCCCGTCAACGTCTGTGTCCCGGCGGGGAAGTGGGCGCCCGACAGAGGTTCGTCGACCGGGTTCTCGAGGCAGACGTCGACGCCCCCGACGGCGTCGGTGAGAAGGATGAATCCGAGCATCCCGACCTCTGCGTATCGGTCGACGGTGACGCCGGTGAGGTCTGCCACGGACGTGATCAGTGCCTCCCTGCCCGCCTTGGTGGCCTTTTCCTCGGCTTCATCAGCGGTGGCGCCGTTCTCGACGAGTTCGAGTCGCCTGGTTTCCTTGGTAGCGCCGTAGGCTGCGTTGATCTTGGACATGCCGATGCCCGGAACTTTCACGTAGGAATCGCGAGGGATCGAGATCGCGGTCGCGGAACTGCCGTCGACCGGGATGCGAATCAAGACGATGGTGTCGGTGTTGGAGGCAACCTCTTCACCCGCCCGCAGCAAGTCGAGTTCGGCCTGGGAAAGCGGGTTGCCATGCGCATCGGTTCGGCTGTCCGTACCTACGATGAGAATGTCGATGGCCCCGTCGGAGTCGCCACCCAGTTCGAGTCCGGCCGCGATCGCCAGATTGTTCCTGAGCGAATCGATGCCCCACCACGCGAATCCCGTGACGATGAGGGCGAGCACAGACAGCACCGTGACAGCAATGTGGAGCGGTCGCCGTGGCATCTTCCGGGACTCGTGTGGTTCAGGTTGCTCCTGTGACACAGAATCCAGGCTAATGGTTGATCAGCGTGGAACAGGGAGGAATCGATCGGCGTGCCAGACTGACCCTGTGAGGAACATCTTGGTGACTGGAGCGCATGGGCAGTTGGGTCGGCAACTCCTCCGCCGCGCCGCGGAAGCTGGAATCGCAGTCCGAGGCGTGGGCTCGGGCGAGCTCGACATCACCGACCGCGGCGCTGTGGATGCGCACGTCGAAAGTGGTTCCGTGGTGATCAACTGCGCTGCTTACACTGCGGTGGACGCCGCCGAGGCCGACGAGGAAGCCGCCCGAGCGGTCAACGAGACCGGGCCTTCGATTCTGGCGGGAACGTGTGCCCGTGTGGGCGCCAGGCTGATTCACGTCTCCACCGATTACGTTTTCTCCGGGGACGCGGACGCTCCCTATGACGTGGATGCGCCGACAGGTCCCGCGACGGTCTACGGGCGCACCAAATTGGCTGGTGAAAGGGCTGTTCACGCCGCGCTTCCGTCCGCGCACGTCGTTCGCACCGCCTGGGTCTACACGGGCGTCGGCTCCGACTTCGTCGCCACAATGCTCCGGCTCGAGCGCGAACGCGACACGGTCGATGTGGTGGACGATCAGGTAGGTTCGCCGACTTACGCGGGCGACTTGGCCGGAGCGTTGCTCGAATTGGCCTGTCGCAGCGATGTCGCGGCGCCGATCCTCCACGCCACGAATTCCGGTGTCGCCAGCTGGTTCGACCTCGCGCGCGCGGTGTTCGAAGAGGTCGGCGCCGATCCGAATCGAGTGCGCCCGTGCACGAGCGCCCAGTTCCCCCGGCCGGCACCGCGGCCTGCGTTCTCGGTCCTGTCCGGCAACTCGTGGGTGCGAGCCGGTCTGACTCCGCCCAGGACCTGGCGAGAGGCATTGCATACGGCCCTGGATGCGGTGGTGTGAGGGGGCTGCGGCGGTAGCGGCTACGCTGTTCCGGTGAGTTCGAAGCTGGCCGTGGTGACGGTGACCTATTCGCCAGGCGAGCATCTGGAGCATTTCCTGGCCACTCTCGCCGACGCGACGAAGGAAGATCCGCAGGTCGTCATTGCCGACAACGGGTCGACGGACGGCGCTCCCGAGGCCGCGGACGAGGCGAACGAGCACGTGCGCCTGCTGCGAACCGGCGGGAACATCGGCTACGGCGGCGCCATCAACAGGGCGGTGGCGGAGATCGACGACGAGATCGAGTTCGTCGTCGTCGCCAATCCGGATGTTCGCTGGGCGCCTGGATCGATAGACGTTCTCCTCGCGGCGGCCGAGCGTTGGCCGCGGGCCGGGGCGCTGGGGCCGCTCGTTCGAGAGCCCGACGGAAGCATCTACCCGTCGGCTCGTCAGGTGCCCGACCTCGTGTCGGGCGCCGGGCACGCCATTCTCGGTACGGTGTGGCCGTCCAATCCGTGGACGGCAGCGTACCGCCAGGAGAACGAAGGCGTCAGCGAGCGCTCGGTCGGGTGGCTTTCGGGATCGTGTCTGCTGATGCGCCGTGCGGCTTTCGACTCGGTGAATGGGTTCGACTCCCGCTACTTCATGTACATGGAAGACGTCGATCTCGGCGACCGTCTGGGCCGAGCCGGGTGGCTCAATGTCTACGTGCCGTCCGCGGAAGTTACCCACGCCAAGGGGCACGCGGCGGGCAAGCACCCGGAACTGATGTTGCCCGCTCATCACGAGAGCGCGTACCGCTTCCAGGCGGATCGACACCCCCATCGGTGGCAGGCGCCTTTGAGATTGGCTCTTCGGATCGGGTTGGCCCTGCGGTCGAGGATCGCGGTCGCTTCGGCGGTTCGGGAACGGCGCAGGAGCGGGAACACGGGGGGAACGAATCATGGCAACTGAGAAGAAGACTGACGCAGTGAAAATGACCGATGCAGTGAAGGCGACCGATGCGGTGGTGTTGGTCGGCGGCAAGGGGACGAGGCTTCGTCCACTGACGTTGTCGGCGCCCAAACCCATGCTGCCCACGGCGGGCCTTCCGTTCCTCCAGCATCTGCTCGCACGTATCGAAGCGGCCGGGATCAAGCACGTTGTGCTCGGAACATCCTTCAAGGCTGAGGTTTTCGAGGACTACTTCGGCGACGGATCCGGTCTCGGCCTCGAGATCGACTACGTCACCGAAACCGAACCGCTCGGCACCGGTGGTGGAATCCGGAACGTGTTGCCGAAGCTGCGCGGCGACAATGCCATGGTCTTCAACGGCGACGTACTCGGGGGCACCGATCTCGGCGCCGTCCTCGACACCCATACGACCCATGACGCCGACGTCACACTGCATCTCGTGCGGGTTGAAGACCCCCGAGCGTTCGGCTGCGTTCCTACCGATTCGGACGGTCGGGTCACCGCATTCCTCGAGAAGACCCAGGATCCGCCGACCGATCAGATCAACGCCGGATGCTACGTATTCAAGCGTGAAATCATCGAGCAGATCCCCGAGGGTCGCGCGGTGTCGGTGGAACGAGAGGTATTTCCTTCGCTGCTGGCACGTGACGCGCGCCTTTTCGGCTATGTCGACTCGTCATATTGGCGCGACATGGGCACACCCGAGGACTTCGTGCGCGGTTCGGCGGACCTGGTCCGTGGCATCGCCCCGTCTCCGGCACTCGACGGGCCTCGTGGCGAGTCGCTCGTTCACTCGGGTGCCGGCGTCGCACCGGGCGCGCTGGTGATCGGTGGAACGGTCGTCGGTCGTGGCGCCGAAGTGGGCGCCGGCGCACGTCTCGACGGTGCCGTGCTGTTCGATGGCGCGGTGGTCGAGGCCGGGGCCACGGTGGAACGTTCCATCATCGGGTTCGGCGCGCGGATCGGGCCGCGTGCGCTCGTGCGCGACGCCGTAATCGGCGATGGAGCCGACGTCGGAGCCCGGTGCGAACTTCTCCGCGGCGCACGGGTGTGGCCGGGTGTGACACTGCCGGACGGCGGGGTCAGGTTCAGTACCGACGTCTGACCCGGCAGGAGCGCGATTTCTGTACTAGCGCAATCCGGCGAGATACACGAGGCGATCGATCGTCGCCTTCTCGGCCAGCGGCGGTAGTTCCTCCACCGGCCACCAGCGCAGGTCCGTCGATTCGGAACTCCGCACGACTTGTGAGTTTCGGCGTGCCCGGACCAGGAACCGGAGGTCCAGATGCCGGGTGGGCCGGCCGAGAGAGCACGTGATCGGGTGCGTGTGTGCGGACAGCAGTTCGGGATCGATCCGTAGATCGGCGATTCCCGACTCCTCGCGGGCCTCTCGTAGTGCGGCGTCGACGACGGTGTCGTCGGAAGGCTCACAGTGCCCGCCCAGCTGGATCCAACGCCCGACCTTCGGATGCAGGGTGAGAAGCACATGGCGCCCTCCCTCGTCCAGAACGAGGGAGGACGCGGTGATGTGCCCGGGTTCGTGATCACGCAGGCATCCGAGAGGTGCCGATTCGAGAAACGCCAGCATTGTGTGGCGCAGCGATTCGTCGTTCTCGTCGAGGGTCTTCCAGCCCACGAGGGCAGCTATCGCGGAGCGGTGCAGCGATTCGGCGCTCATTGCCCGGTGGTCACCTTTCGATCAGTGCATCGGCCGGATCGACGGCCTCCCTAGGCGAGAGCGGGTCGAGCGGATGCCCGATTGCGATGGCACCGAGAGGTTGCCACGGGGCGGGCAGGTCGAGCACGTCACGGACGACGTCAGCGGCGAAGATGGTCGATCCGATCCAACAGCTACCGACCCCCTTGGTGGCCAACGAGACCAGAAGCCCCTGAACTGCCGCGCCCACAGCGACCGTGAACATCGTGGACTCCGCGGCCTGCCTGCGCGAGTCGGGGTAGGTGTGGGCGCCGTCGGGAACGCAAAACGGAATGATGACCTCAGGCGCGTCGAGAAGGATGTTCCCGCGAGCCACACGTGCCTCGATGGCCTCGGAACCAAGGCCATCCGATGCCAGGTCACGGCACCACAGCTCGCGCATCCGGGTCAGCAATTCGTCACGGACGTCACGAGTGCGGATCCATACGAAGCGGACGGGGCGAGTGTGATGCGGCGCGGGGGCTGTGAGCGCTTCCGAGATCGACGTCCGAATCGTAGCCGGGTCCACCCGTTCGTCGGAGAACTGCCGGATCGAGCGCCTCAACAGGAGCGCCTCGGACCGGCCTCGTTCCAGAGACTCGGCAGTGCCGAGCCAGAACAGGTCCTCGGGTCCGCGACGGATGAGATCCTGTGCGCTCGACTGGTCATCGGTGAGTTCGAGTCCACGAACCACCGCGACGGGCACGCCACCGAGTTTGCCCTTCACAAGGTCACCTGCTGCGGCGATCTCGTCGGCGATCGCGACCTCGGTCACGAGTAGTTCATTGCCTTGGCTGTCGCGTGCACCTGTGTACGCATGCAGGACGGGAAGACCTGCCGCGCCGATGGCGGCATCGATCTGGCCGTTGCGCCATGCGCGCCCCATGGTGTCGGTGACTACAACCGAAACTGTGATGCCGAGCGCGGCGGCGATCGAGTCACGGAGCGTGCGCGCGCTCGAATCCGGATCCTCAGGCAGCAGAGCCAGTTCGGAGCCGTCTACATTCGAACCGTCGATGCCCGACGCCGCCTGGACGATCCCGAGGCGGTTCTCGGTGATGAGGGTCCGCCCCTTTCGTGCCAGGACGCGGACGGCCTCCTGATCGATGAGACGACGGCGTGCGGCATCGCGTTCTTCAGGGTCGGTGGGGGAGATCACGATTCTGCCCTCGACCTTCGAGAAGACCTTGCTGGTGACAACAAGGACGTCACCGTCCCGCAGCCACGGAGCGGCTTCGACGATCGCCGCTCCGAGATCGTCGCCGGGCCGGAACTCGGGCAGACCCGTGACGGGCAGTATCTCGATAGAGCGACCGGGTGCGTGGTCGAGTGGATGTGGACGCGCGGCTTCAGTCACAGCGAAACCTCCGCGATATCGAAAGCGGCGCGGACCATCTCGGCCGTTGCGCCGGGGTCGGTCATGATGAGGGGCACACTTCGCACCGTCACGCCGGGAACCTCCGCGGTGTCGGTCTCGTGGACGAGCCAGCCATCGAGGATCCCGGTTGCACTGCGGGACCCGTAATAGCGGCCGATCGCCTCGGCGGACGTCTCGACGCTGATGACCTCCAGGCATTCGTCGGCCATGCCGCGCAACGGTCTTCCGCCGATGATCGGCGAGACCCCGACGACCTTCGCCGAAGTTGTGCGCAGCGCGCCACGGATTCCGGGAATCGCCAGGATCGCGCCGATACTGACGACGGGATTGGACGGGGCGAGTAGGACGATGTCGGCAGACTCGATCGCCTCGAGCACCCCGGGTGCCGGCGCGGCCTGCTCGGCGCCGATGTTCGCGAAGCTGTGCGTTGGCACCTGGGCGCGGTGGCGCACCCACCATTCCTGGAAGTGGATCGCGCGCTGTTCGCCGTCCGCGGGATCTGTGATCACGACGTGAGTTTCGCTGCGGTCGTCGGTGACGGGCAGCAGGGTGACGCCCGGTTGCCACCGGTTGCACAGTGCCTCGGTGACCGCCGACAGCGGATAGCCGGTGCGAAGCATCTGCGTCCTGATCAGATGCGTGGCGATATCGCGGTCACCGAGCCCGAACCAGTCGGGCTTTGCGCCATAGGCGGCGAGTTCTTCTTTGGCACTCCATGTTTCGCCCGCATGGCCCCAGCCGCGCTCGGTGTCGATGCCACCACCTAGGGTGTACATGCACGTATCGAGGTCGGGACAGATCCGGAGGCCGTGCATCCAGACGTCGTCACCGACATTGACGACCGCTGTGATGCGGTGCACCGCATCGGTACCGAGCAGTTTGAGAACTCCTTGCAGGAATCGGGCCCCGCCGACGCCGCCAACCAATACAGTCACCTTCACGGTAGAAAGCCTAGGCGGTGGCCGAAGGCTGGCTGTGGGCTGCATCCCGATGGCGATTTCGGGGCCGCAAATAGTAATCGACTTTTTCCATTCCGCTTGACCGCGACACGCTGGCCGTGTCTAATCACAAATATGTCATTCTGACGTTGTGGGGGTGGGGATCACTTGCGGCGGACTCGATTCGAATCTCTTTTCGAACGAATGGCAGGAATGTTCGGTTCGGGGAACATGATCAATCGAAATTTTCTGCGCTATCACAGGTGAGGAGGCGGAGCGATGCCCAATGAGCAGATCGAGTCGGAGACTCGCGCAAGCACAGTAAGCGACGAACCGCAGACCATTTCCGAAGCAAGCGCCGTAGGTGGCGCCTATGCTCGAGAAGTCTGTGTGCCACAAGGCAATGATGAAGAAGGCAATGTGACTGAACTTCCTGTGCGTGAACTTGTCGCCCAGGAGGTAGAGCCGGTAGACACCCGCCCGGTGCTGAGCCTGGTGACCGGCTTCGACGAATTGTTCGACAGCATCGAGGACCAGTGGCAGGAACGCGCACTGTGTGCGCAGACCGACCCCGAGGCCTTCTTCCCCGAGAAGGGTGGCTCCACCAGGGAAGCAAAGCGAATCTGCTTGGGCTGCGAGGTGCGGGACGAATGCCTCGAGTATGCGCTGTCCAATGACGAGCGGTTCGGCATCTGGGGAGGCATGTCCGAGCGGGAGCGCCGGCGCCTGAAGCGGGGGATTGTGTAGTCAGTCCTCATCGCCCGGCATGTCCGGGTCGATTGCCTCGGGTTCGACCTGCAGGTAAGTGCTTACCTGCTGCACGAGCACCTCGTGCACCAAATCCGTGAGGTCGTCGGTGTCCTTGGCTCGCTGTTCCAACGGCCGCCGGAAAAGTACTATTCGAGCCCGCGTCGTGGCCCCGTGTCGATCGACGCCAGCGGGTATCAGCCGTGACAGCGGCACGGGACCGTCCGCTACGACTTCGGCCGGCCAGTTCACCGAATCAGGATCAAGCGCGTGAATCTTCGGCACCTCGTCCACGGCAATGTCGAGTTTCGTCAGACCCTCGCGCCAGAGTGCGTCGATCGGCGCGAAGGCGTCGAGAACCACGAGGTCGAACTTCTCTGCACGGCTTCGACGAGCGGGTACGTCGGGAGGGTAAACGGATCCGCGAATTCCACGTCCCCGTCGGTCGACGGATCGGGTGGTCACAGGACGTCTGCGTCGTGCTCGGGACATGAGCCGACATTACGACAGCCACGCGCTTTCGGTGTGTCCGAGTAGGTGTCCGGGCGTGGTGGGGTTAGGCTCCCTAGCTGTGAGATCTCTGCGTAGGTGTTGTCGACCCGGGTGTAAGAACCCTGCAGTCGCCACACTTACGTACGTCTACTCGGACTCAACCGCGGTCGTCGGACCACTTGCCACGGTCGAGGAACCCCATTCGTGGGATCTTTGCGAAAGGCATGCGTCGCGGATCACCGCGCCCAAAGGTTGGGAACTGGTTCGATACGAGGGTGGATTTTCGTCGAGCACCCCGGATGAAGACGATTTGACTGCGTTGGCGGAAGCCGTGCGGGAAGCCGGCCTCGGCGACCGCGGGCGCAGCGAAGCAACCTCGGCGAGCGAGGACCGCGGTGCGACCGCGCGCCCCAGTCCGGTACGGACCGGTCGTCGCGGCCACCTGCGAGTTCTTCCCGACCCTGCCAATTGAGGATCTTCGACTGCACGGTGGGCCCCGTTGGGACATTCTGTAGCACCGGCGTTCGAGTATCGCCCAAGTATGTGGAACCCAGGCATGCGGAGCCTAGGTACTAGGCTTGCGCCAGCATTGGTGCTCGAAAAGGAGAGATGAGAGAAGTGGCGCGATCTGCCGAGTCCGTACATGCCGCGATCAAGGCCTACGACGTGCGGGGTGTTGTCGGTGAACTCATCGATGCCGCGTTCGTACAGGACGTCGGTGGGGCATTCGCGCGACTCGTTCGTCAGGAGGGCGCCGAGAAGGTCGTCATCGGCCACGACATGCGTGCGTCCTCTCCCGGGTTGGCGCGAGCTTTCGCGGACGGTGTCATCGCGCAGGGCCTCGATGTCGTCCTCATCGGCCTGGCATCCACCGATCAGCTGTACTTCGCGTCTGGATTGTTCGACTGCCCCGGCGCCATGTTCACGGCGAGCCACAACCCCGCGGAGTACAACGGCATCAAGCTGTGTCGCGCCGGGGCCAAACCGGTAGGTCAGGAGACAGGTCTGCGTGCGGTGGCCGCCGAGGTCATCGATGGGGTGCCCGAATACGACGGCGCCCCCGGCACGGTGTCGGAACAGGACGTCCTCGAGCAGTATGCGAGCTTCGTTCGAGGCTTGGTGAATCTGTCCGATCTGCGTCGACTGAGGGTCGCCGTCGACGCAGGCAACGGAATGGGCGGGCACACCGTGCCAGCGGTGTTCGCGCCGATGCCAGTGGACCTCGAACCGCTCTATTTCGAACTCGACGGCACGTTTCCCAACCACGAGGCCAATCCGCTGGACCCGGCCAACATCGTGGACTTGCAGCGACATGTGCGCGAGACGGGTGCCGACATCGGTCTTGCATTCGACGGCGACGCGGACCGTTGCTTCGTGGTCGACGAACTCGGAAACCCGGTGCCGCCGTCCGCCGTGACGGCTCTCGTGGCCGAACGTGAACTTGCCAAGGAACCCGGAGCGACGGTCATCTACAACCTCATCACCTCACGGTCGGTTCCGGAATTGGTGACCGAGCTGGGCGGGCAGCCGGTGCGCACGCGGGTGGGGCACTCATTCATCAAGCAGCAGATGTCGGAGACCGGCGCGATCTTCGGCGGTGAACACTCTGCGCACTACTACTTCCGTGACTTCTGGGGCGCAGACTCGGGCATGCTCGCCGCGCTGCATGTCCTGGCCGCGTTGGGTGAGCAAGACCAGCCGCTGTCGGTGATGATGGCGAAGTATCAGCGGTACGCGGCGTCGGGGGAGATCAACTCGACTGTCGAGGACGCCAACGATCGCACCTCCGCCGTGGTCTCCGCCTTTGCCGACCGTACCGTCGACGTGGATCGACTCGACGGGGTCACTGTGGAGATGGAAGATGCGGCCTGGTTCAACCTGCGGGCCTCGAACACCGAACCTCTGCTGCGACTAAATGTGGAAGCGCGTACCACCGAAGACGTAGATGCACTCGTTACCGAGATATTGGGTATCGTCCGAGCTTGACTGCCATAGTTGGTAGCAGGAGATTCCGGCGCTGAAGAGAACATGGCCGACACCGAATACGGACTACACCGAACGCGGCCGGCACCGAACATGGCCGGCACTGAAAGAAAGAAAGAGGGTGCGGTGTGATGACAGCACCGACGCCCCTGCTCGATCTCGACGACGGAGATGCACTCGTCGCAGCCGACACCGAGGGGGTTCTGCGTTCCGCGGCGACGGGGGGCGCACAAATCCGGGCAACCCGGTCGGCGGTCGAGGAAGGGGTCCTCGACCGCCTGAAGGGACTACGCCCACGCAGTGTGGTCGTCGTGACCGGTTCCGGCCGCGCGAGTCGTGGTGCAGCCCTCCTCACGGCCGTACTGGCTGAGCGGATCGGGTTCCCGCTGCTCCGCGCGCCCGGTACCCCGATGTGGGTCGGCCCGCTCGACGTGGTCGTGGTGGCCGGGGACGACGCCGGTGACCCTCGGTTGGTGCGGGCGGTCGATGCGGCTGTCCGTCGCGGCGCCGAAGTTGTGGTGGCTGCACCGGACGAGGGTCCGCTTCGGTCGGCTGCGGCTGGACGTGTCGCAATGCTCGCACCGCGGATTCCCGCGCTCAGGCGACATGGCTTACTGCGGTACTTCGCAGTCCTGCTCGCGGTCTTGCGGGTAGTTGGTGCGGAACGCCCGGAGAACGAGGTGCCCGACCTCGAACGACTCGCCGCCGCTGCGGACGACGAGGCATTGCGGGACAGGCCGGACAATGAGACATTCCACAATCCGGCGAAGTCGCTCGCTTCGCGCATGCTGGGTCGGCGGATCGTCCTCGCTGGTGACTCGGCGAGCGGGGTCGAGATTGCAGGCCACGGCGCCGAGGCTCTGCTGCATGCTGGGCGAGTCGCGACTGTGTCGGAATTGTCTGACGTGCTGACCGCGGCAGGAACATTTCGATCCCAGTCGATCGAGTCGCATGACCCGATCTTCCACGATCCCGAACTGGACGGCCCTCCTCCCGTCCCACCGGTGCGCACGTTCGTCGTGTCGGCAGAGGAGGACCGAGTGCTCATCGAACGCAAGACTGTGGTCCTGGGCGACGTCGATTTGGTCTCGGTTTCCTCCGGCGAGGTACCGCTCACTTCCGAGCGTTCCGAACTCGAGCAGGCGGTGGTTCTCGTCGGTCGGCTCGATATGACGGCCGCGTATCTCCAGCTGATCGGTGGTATCTAGTGCACTGTCTCGAGGGTGCGCTCCGGTCTTACGCGTGGGGGTCGCGAACCGCGATTGCCCAGTTGCGTGGACTTCCGGCTCCTACTGCGCATCCGGAGGCGGAACTGTGGCTCGGTGCCCACCCGGGCGACCCCGCTCAGATCGTGACAGACAAGGGGTCGCAGTCGCTTCTGGATTTGGTTGATGCTGAGCCTGAACGCCAGCTCGGTAGACGAAGTGTGGAGGCCTTCGGCAAACGACTTCCGTTTCTGCTGAAGCTGCTTGCGTCGGAGGAGCCACTGTCTTTGCAGGCGCATCCCAGCGCGGAACAAGCCCACGACGGGTTCTGCCGGGAAAACGAGGCAGGAATTCCGGTCGAATCACCTGTCCGCAACTACAAGGATGCCAGCCACAAACCGGAACTCGTGGTGGCGCTCAGCAGGTTCCAGGCACTCGCAGGCTTCCGGGATCCCGAACGAACCGTCAAGCTTCTCGAAGCGATCGCGGTTCCAGAATTGCAGCCGTATGCCGCGCTGATCGCCGGACAGCCCGACTCTGACGGGTTACGGGCGCTGTTCACCACGTGGATCACGCTGCCGCAACCTGTGCTCGGCGCATTGATGCCGCGGGTCCTCGACGGGTGCATCAACTACTTGTCGAACACAAAGGACGGGGAGTTCGCAGCCGAAATCCGCACCGCGCTCGAGCTCAGTGAGGTGTATCCGGGTGACGCCGGAGTGCTCGCTGCCCTGTTGTTGCACCGGGTCACTCTCGAGCCCGGTCAGGGCCTGTACTTGAACGCGGGCAACCTGCACGCCTATCTACACGGCGTGGCAGTCGAGATCATGGCGAACTCCGACAACGTGCTGCGCGGGGGGCTGACACCCAAGCACGTGGACGTTCCGGAACTGCTGCGCGTTCTCGACTTCGACTCTGTGGACATCCCGGTCGTCGAGCCGGAAGAGATCGGGAGCAGCGGCGAATTCGTGTACCCCACACCGGCGCCGGAGTTCGTGCTCGCGCGGA
It encodes:
- the manA gene encoding mannose-6-phosphate isomerase, class I, yielding MHCLEGALRSYAWGSRTAIAQLRGLPAPTAHPEAELWLGAHPGDPAQIVTDKGSQSLLDLVDAEPERQLGRRSVEAFGKRLPFLLKLLASEEPLSLQAHPSAEQAHDGFCRENEAGIPVESPVRNYKDASHKPELVVALSRFQALAGFRDPERTVKLLEAIAVPELQPYAALIAGQPDSDGLRALFTTWITLPQPVLGALMPRVLDGCINYLSNTKDGEFAAEIRTALELSEVYPGDAGVLAALLLHRVTLEPGQGLYLNAGNLHAYLHGVAVEIMANSDNVLRGGLTPKHVDVPELLRVLDFDSVDIPVVEPEEIGSSGEFVYPTPAPEFVLARIDLSHSGPAEHRLDSEGPQILLCTAGSVELNCGSDSLELSQGNAAWIAAEDPAVEVKAITNHAQLFSARVGAPIA